In the genome of Catharus ustulatus isolate bCatUst1 chromosome 1, bCatUst1.pri.v2, whole genome shotgun sequence, the window TGATCCATACTTCTGATTATTAGTATTTGAGATGCTTTGGGAAAATATGAACAGTTTTTGTCATGTACGTAGTAAGCCCAGTCCTGACCTTGCAGAAATACTGATTTACATCTGCAGGAGGAGTACCTCCACTCTGTCCTTGGGCAGAGTAGccacaggacagagggaaatggttttaaagtGAGAGTagatttaggttagatattaggaaaaagttctttactgtgagggtggtgaggcactgaacaggttgcccagagtagctgtggatgccccatccctggaagtgttcaagaccaggctggatggagctctgatAGCCTAGTctactggaaggtgtccttgcccacaGCAGGCAcgttggaaccagatgatccTTGAGGCTCTTCTATCATTTTATGATGAGccttaatttctgaatttttaggCATTGGGAATTTTTCTTGTAATAACACTGCAGTATTGTTATacttgaggggttttttttttttagatttgcAGATAAAGCAGGCAAGAGTTGTGTCTTGTAATGTCTGAGCTCAACTTTGACTTCGACAGTCTGTAACAGCAGATTTTGAATGCATACTTCTGTGCAAAATTCAAATCTGCTGGGTTGCTTGTGGTTGAAAACTGGATCTGCTGTCTTCAGTGATGCTTTTCTGAGTTTCTGTAACTAATTTCTATTCTGGCTGTTgtctcttaatattttttttttcagccagaaATTGCCCAGCATCATGGATatctctctttcatttttcactctCAACTGCATCCCAGTCTATTATCATGTCAGCTCCTTTCTTGATAGTCTTCCTTTGCGTGTGCCTGTACCATAGGGATATAGAGATAGTAATGGATGAGGAAATAAGGAAGATAAAACCACTCCTCATTTTCTTCCACTTTCCCTTGGTGTGGCCTGCACACAGGCAGCAGATGTGTACCCCTTTCTGCAGCAGTGTTTGGCTTCCCAGCACACGGAATATCTGTTGATGCTTTTGTGTAGCATGGCAGTGGTGTGGAGCAGGTATCCTATGGACTTCGTGATGGTGGGAGTCTCTCTCAACAGTGGCCTCTGTGCCACATTAAGATAAAGCATCCTGAAAGTGCTGGTGGACAGTGTGTGCCACTTCCCCCTGCAGCCATTGTATGTGTTTCAGGAGCTCCTGTCTTCTTAACTGCAATCCTTACTCCCTCCCGAGTCAGGATTATCACTGTGTGTTTGTTGAAGCATCTTGTGAGCCAAAATCCACTGCTGTTACAAAATCAGCAAGCAGGGCCAGTTCTGCCAATGTTGGTGATACCAGTCATCAGCATCTGAAGAGATGACgtgaattttgttttccctgttcaAATACTGGTTACTGCCAGAAGCAGGGTACAGGACAGTGAGGTCCAGAGTGCTGTCCTGGGTTGCAAACCCCATGTCTATGCCTGCCTTCTCAAACAACAATATTCTTTATACTGATATTGCCCATTGATTAGTATGTTGCAACCTTGTTGCTATAATCTAGAGAGGAAAGCATGAAGTTATGTATAGAAAGGAAGAAGTCCTCTGAGAGCTGTGGTCCTTGGGTGTTAAGCCTAGTTTGGCAATACCTTTGCAAAAAGAGAAGATCAAAGGTCgttctggaaatattttgggttttctttattCTCTGGAAGCAAATTCAGGCTGATACTTATTCAAATAGAAAGGAAGGAAGCGTAAAATGTTGTAAAACTGTCACCCCTTCATATTAATTGTGTTGGAGTGACCAAAATCAAGCAAAGCTGAACTACACACTGTGCAGGTAAACACAGATGCCATTTTTTGGGCAAAGATGTAGGTAAGaagtgggaaaatgggaattgtaAAGGGAATCCCTTTGTAAGGCTTTAGAACAAGATTAGTAACAATTTGCATTAAATTCAGTGCATTGTCTGTCTTTCTATTATTactctgttttatttctgttctttgcagtgtCCAGTGGTCCTTGGTCTAAACAGAGCCTTTTATCTCTGGTGAGGTTTTCATTAGTGAAAAAGTTTATGTTCAACAAGCTGCTTATGTAACTGGGCAAACAGTTAATTTGACTGAAATTGATACCGTTCCTTTTCATTATGTGCAAATGTAGATGTTGCAGTATAGTTGCTTGGTTGCTCATTCGTGCACAGGCGCAAGTTCAGGAACCTGTGGAAATGCTTCCATTTAAACATACTGCTTCTTTCCCCCACCCTTCATGCAGACTTAGCAGTTGAACCAAATAGCTAAAAATCCTCAGGGATTTAAAGGATTAAATGAGAACAATTGTTTTGGTGCAGAAAGGGCTGAAAAGTCCTGAAAATATGACAGGAGGTTGTTGCTGTGGGACCTAGCTAGTGAACAATATAGCTACCTCTGTTATGGGCATAAATATAACTGTGAGTGGTGGACTGATGGGTTGATGGGGGTTTGATTAGGAAATTAGGGGAAATTTGCTGGGGAAATCAGGAGAAAAACTCAAAGCCTGATTATAGTACTGATGACTGACCTGCAGGTTTACCATTAGGCTGTTTGGTGAAGCTAGCGGGAAGATGCTTTCTAGTGAAAGGTAACAAATTTGTTTCTCCCACCAGATGATAAAGTCAGTGCTAGTTTTCATTCTCCCTTGGCTGGACTCTTGTGTTCCCACAGACTCCTGTGAGTAACCTGTTCTTTcgtgtttttctgtttgtctcaGGTACTGAAAGTTTCAGGCTGCAAGTTTTCCCGTGCTCTCTGTAGCTGCTGCCCGGTGCTGCTCTGAGGAGAAGCAGTGTTGGGAAGGCAGGTGCTGCCCTGAGGAGCAGTGGTGGGAAGGCTGCTGCCCCTTGCCTACGGGGTGTCAGGGCAAGGCTTATCACAAGGcctgctgtgctttccctgtGCCGGCTGCCATGGAGACCTTATCCCAGGACTCTCTGCTGGAGTGCCAGATTTGCTTCAACTACTACAGCCCCCGCCGGCGGCCCAAGCTGCTGGACTGCAAGCACACCTGCTGCTCCGTGTGCCTGCAGCAGATGAGGACCAGCCAGAAGGACCTGCGCTGCCCCTGGTGCCGTGGCATCACCAAGCTGCCTCCGGGGTACTCTGTGTCCCAACTGCCCGACGACCCCGAGGTGATCGCTGTCATCGCCATCCCTCACACCTCAGAGCACACCCCTGTGTTCATCAAACTGCCCAGCAATGGGTGCTACATGCTGCCCTTGCCTCTCTCCAAGGAGCGGGCGCTGCTGCCGGGAGACATTGGCTGCCGCCTCCTGCCCGGCAGCCAGCAGAAGTCCCTGACGGTGGTGACGATCCCCGcggagcagcagccactgcagggCGGCCTTCCCGCCGAGGCGGCAGCAGAGGAGCCGGACCGGAGAGGTTCTGTGAAAAGTTCCACCTGGTCGGGGGTGTGCACTGTGATCCTGGTGGCCTGCGTCCTGGTCTTCCTGCTGGGCATCGTCCTCCACAACATGTCATGCATTTCCAAGCGCTTCACGGTGATCTCCTGCGGCTGAGGCGGCGGGGGCTGTGCTCCCCCGGGGGTTGGGTCGGGTCGGTGGTGGTGGTTTTGAGCGAGACAATTCCGTGCATCTTTCCCCAGTGACTGCAGGACGCTGTGCACTGGGGCAGTGGTGCCCGCTCGGCCGCGGCCCCTGGAGGGGTGGCATCAGGCCTCTCAGCAGCCTGCGGAGAAAATCACGTCCCATGTCTGGCGGCAGTGGCACTGAGGAGGACTGCATGTGTCACCGCTACCATTTATCAAAGGGACTCTGCAACTTCACAGTGatctttttttattgtgttaCCAGATTAAAGACCTCTATGTAGCTGGTTATACTGTGAAGTATACCATGCGGGCTCTTCTTTAAAAACACTATGTTAAAATCAAAACTGCTCCACGTAGAATTGAATGAGAACTGGCGCACAACCATATGAGGTGTTCAATACCAGTCCACacatgcattattttttaatgaggggagggagggagactTGTAAAATGGAGAAATCATTTAGCTGGTAAAGcattttatatgttttaaatGGCACATTAATTAAACCAAGTTAGGGAGTTGTACAATagtttttaaaaggaagcaTTTTACAAGCAatcattttccttccttggtGTCTGTTTTTTGcctctgtttttccccatttctttcaACTACAGGGAAGTGGCACTTCCAACATCTTTTATTTGAAGGAGGTTTCAAGAAGGGTAGGTTCCAAAGTGGGCTAGAAAGAATACCTAAAAGTGCAGTAAAAACAGTTCTGCCTAACTGGCTTTATGGGAAGGATGGCTTTGCATGGTAAACATGGGACATGCTGTTTTATCTCCAGTTTGGCAGCAGACTTCCTGATGACCTGGCCTGCATAGCCATTAGTGAAGAAATGGGTCATGAGAAGTCCTAGGAGGAGGATGTGTAACTTATCgctcttaattttctttttctgcaggttAGTTT includes:
- the RNF152 gene encoding E3 ubiquitin-protein ligase RNF152 — its product is METLSQDSLLECQICFNYYSPRRRPKLLDCKHTCCSVCLQQMRTSQKDLRCPWCRGITKLPPGYSVSQLPDDPEVIAVIAIPHTSEHTPVFIKLPSNGCYMLPLPLSKERALLPGDIGCRLLPGSQQKSLTVVTIPAEQQPLQGGLPAEAAAEEPDRRGSVKSSTWSGVCTVILVACVLVFLLGIVLHNMSCISKRFTVISCG